The Geomonas agri genome contains the following window.
GCATGTGCCCGGGCGGGGTAGTGGTCGCAGCCGCCTCCGAGACGGGCGGTGTGGTGGTGAACGGCATGAGCGGCTACCGCCGCAACGGCCCCTACGCCAACAGCGCCCTCGTGGCCACCGTCGGTCCCGCTGACTTCACCGGGACCTCCCCGCTGGCCGGGGTTGAGTTTCAGCGCGAACTGGAGCGGCGCGCCTTCGTGGCTGGTGGGGAAAACTACCGGGCGCCGGCCCAGAGCCTGCTTAACTTTATTGGCCGGGGCGGGGGGAGGATTCTCTCCAGCTACCGTCCCGGCGTGACCGAGTATGACCTCGCCTCGCTGCTCCCGGCGCCGGTCGCCGCGACCTTGAGGGAAGGGATCGAGCACTTCGACCGCAAGATGCGCGGTTTCATCAGCGCCGAGGCGACCCTTACCGCGGTGGAGACGCGGACCTCCGCGCCGCTGCGCATCGTCAGGGGAGGGGATCTGCAGTCCCTGAGCCACCGCGGCCTCTACCCGACGGGGGAGGGCGCTGGGTATGCCGGCGGCATCATGAGCGCCGCCCTCGACGGCATCCGCGTGGCCGACGCCATCGCGGCGAGGATTGCCGCAAGCTAGAATCGGTATCGCAAAGAACGCGGCATCGCCGCGAACACCGGAACCGGCTGCCCCAACACGGGGCCTTTTATTACAAGGAGCCTTACTTTGAAAAAGAACGTTGCCGAAATAAAGGACCGCGACATCGTTGAAGCGGTCTTCCTGGTCAAGGAGAAGATCGTTGCCATGGCCAAGAACGGCAAGCCGTACCTCACCCTGAAGCTGATGGACAAGACGGGGGAGGTGGACGCCAAGGTCTGGGACAACGCGGACCAGGTCGGCTCCCTCTTCGACCGCAACGACTTCCTGGCGGTCAAGGGCAAGGCGAGCGTCTATCTCGGCAAGATGCAGTTGATCATCTCCGAGCTGAAGCGGGTCCCGGAGGAATCGGTGCAACTCGCCGATTTCCTCCCGGAGACCGACAGCGACATCAAGGCCATGGTCGCCGAACTGGACGCCCTGGTGGCAAGCCTGACAGACCCGGACCTCGCGCGCCTGTTGCGCTCCTTCTTCGAGGACCCGGAGCTTTTGGCCCAGTACCGCACGGCGCCGGCGGCCAAGGGGATGCACCACGTCTATCTGGGTGGGCTCCTGGAGCACTCGCTTGCCGTCGCCAAGTTGGTCGATGCCATGGTGCCGCTCTACCAGGGGCTCAACCGCGATCTCCTTGTCGCCGGCGCGCTCCTGCACGACATCGGCAAGGTGCGCGAGATGACCTACCTGCGCTGCTTCGACTACTCCGACGAGGGTAAGCTGCTCGGCCACATCACCATCGGCGTCGAGATGCTGCAGGAGCGGATCGCACGACTCCCCGGCTTCCCGGTCGAGCTCGCCATGCTGTTGAAGCACATGATCCTGTCGCACCACGGCCAGTACGAGTACGGCTCGCCCAAGCGTCCCAAGACGCTGGAGGCGACCATCCTGAACTACCTGGACGACCTCGACTCCAAGATCAACGGTATCAGGACCCACATCCGCAAGGAGCCGGACAACCCGTCGCGCTGGACCTCGTACCACCGCCTGTACGACCGCTACTTCTTCAAGGAGAAGCCGCTTGTCGAGCAGGGGGGAGGGGAGCAGGCTGAGAACCCCGCGGTCTTGGCCGACTGCCTGGAGCCTTCGGAACTGATGCCGGAAACGGTGCCGGCCCCGGCCCAGCAAGCAAGCGAACCCACAAGGCCGGCACAAGAAAAGCGTGGAGGCGACCAGGGGCGCAAGGCATTCAGCAACAACCCGTTTGCCGTCCTGAAGAAGTGACATCTGCCCGCATCTACCGGAGAGCCCCCCGCTGCATTGACCGGGGGCTGCCAGCACGGAGGAATTGCCATGTTATTTGAGACTATAGTGGTGGGGCCGTTGGGGGTGAATTGCTTCATCCTCGGGGATAAACAGAGCAACGAAGGGATGATCGTCGATCCCGGCGCCGACTGCGAGATGGTCCTCGCCGCAGTGAGCCATTTCGGCATCAAGGTCAAGTACATCGTCAACACCCACGGCCACTTCGACCATATCGGCTGCAACCGCAGCTTGAAGGAGAAGACCGGCGCGCAGCTGCTGGCCCACAAGGAGGATGTCCCGTTCCTGGTCAACGCGGCGCGTTCGGCCCAGAAGTACGGGCTGACCGTGGAGAACTCGCCGGAGCCGGATGCCTTCCTGACCGACGGCATGAAACTGGAGCTCGGCCGCCGGGTGATCGAGGTGCTGCATACCCCCGGCCATACCCAGGGCGGATGCTGCCTCTACCTCGCCAACGAGAAGCTCCTGATCAGCGGCGATACCCTGTTCGCCGACTCGGTCGGCCGCACCGACCTCCCCGGCGGCAGCCACGAGCAACTGATCCAGTCGATCAAGACCAAGCTCATGCCGCTCCCGGACGATACCGTTGTCTGGCCCGGCCACGGCCCCTCCAGTACCATCGGGCAGGAGCGGAGCTTCAACCCGTACCTCAACGAGTAGGGGGAACAGATGCTGAAAGGCAAGGAGATCGTTCTCGGGGTGACCGGCGGCATCGCCGTCTACAAGGCGGTGGAACTGCTGCGCCTGCTGGTGAAGGCGGGCGCCAACGTGCACGTGGTGATGACCAAGTCGGCCACGGAATTCGTCACTCCGCTCACCTTCCAGACCCTGTCCCGCAACCCGGTGCACCTGGAACTCTTCAACCTGATTTCCGAGGAGAAGATCGGCCACATCGCCCTCGCGGACCGCGCCGACCTCTACATCATCGCGCCAGCCACGGCCAACTGCATCGGTAAGCTTGCCAACGGCATCGCCGACGACCTCTTGACCACCACGGTCATGGCGACCCGGGCTCCGGTTCTCATCGCCCCCGCCATGAATGTCAACATGTACCGCAACAGCATCTATCGCGAGAACGAGGCGCGCCTAAAGGCACACGGCTACCTCTTCGTCGCCCCCGCCTGCGGCATGCTGGCCTGCGGTTACGAAGGGGAGGGGAAGCTGCAGGCGCCCGAGGTAATCTTCGAGGAGGCGGTTGCGGCCCTGACTCCCAAGCGGCTGGCGGGAGAGCGGATCCTGGTCACCGCCGGGCCGACGCTCGAAGAGATCGATCCGGTACGCTACATCAGCAACCATTCCTCCGGCAAGATGGGATACGCTATCGCCCGCCAGGCGCGCCTGAGAGGTGCGCAGGTTACGTTAGTGACCGGGCCGAGCTGTCTCGTCCCACCGCTCGGAGTGGAGGTGATCAAGGTTCAGAGCGCGCAGGAGATGCGGGACGCGGTGCAGGGATGCCTGCCCCGGATCGACGTCGTCATCAAGGCAGCCGCGGTGGCGGATTACCGGCCCAAGACGCGCGCCGGCGAGAAGGTCAAGAAGAGCCAGGAGAGCCTCTCCATCGAATTGGAGAAGAACCCGGACATACTGGCGGAGCTGGGTGCCAGCAAGGGGGATAGGATCCTGGTCGGTTTCGCCGCCGAGACCCAGGACCTGGTCCGCAACGCGGGGGCGAAACTCAAGGCCAAGAACCTGGACCTGGTGGTGGCCAACGACGTCTCCCAGGAAGGCGCCGGCTTCAACGTGGACACCAACATCGCGAAGCTCTTGTTCAGCGACGGCCGCATCGAGGAACTGCCGATGATGGGAAAAGAGGAACTGGCGGGGGTGATCCTGGAAAACGTGGATACGTTGCGGGCTGAAAAGCGGGGCAGGACCAAGGTATAAAAGCGCTTCCCCCTCCCCAGCTCTCCCCTCCGGGGGCGGGAGCTGTCAGGGAGCGGGGCTACTTCGAAAGAATCTGCAGCAGCAGTTCCGGCTCGCAGATCGCTTCTTTCAGCTTCAGCTTCAGTTCGTCGAGTTCGGCGTAGGCTTGCGGCTTGCTGATCTTCCCGGTGCGGTACAAAAGCCTCAGGTTCTTGCGCACCGCCTCCGCCGCCGCCAGCGCCCGCTCGCCGGTCGGGTCGGCGTGGAAGAAGCGCGAGGATTCGTCGTTGTTCAGGAAGTCGAAGACCGCTTCCTGGGCCAACTGCATGTATTCCTCCCGGTCGTTTTCCTCGAGGGAGTAACGCGAGGTGTCGGACAGGGTCTGCAGGATGCCCTGCCATTTCTCCAGGCGGCTCACCAGCAGGATAGAGTTGAAGATCTTCTTGTTGGTGCCGAAGGAGAAGATGGTGTCCGAGAGTACCTTGCGCAGCAGCTGATCGTTGCTGCTGAAGTGTTCCAGCGAAACCTTCCTGGCGGTCTCCCAGATCTCCTTTTCCACGTAGTTTTCGAAGCGCATCTCCCAGTAGGCGTGCTTCAGCGTAAGCGACGAGAAGCTGCGCATCACCTTGTACGGGACGTAGTAGTTGTGGGCGATGCAGTCCGCAGCCAGGTGGCTTAGATATCCGTAGGCGCAGGCCTGTTGGGCAGGATCGCCCGCCTTGTCCAGAACCCGGTGCCCGACGCGCCAGCGGTGGCAATGGTGCAGGTAGTGAGTGAACTTCTTGCCCAGGGTGATGTCGGCTGCGATGGTGCCGTAGAGGAAGTCGTAGGGATGTGCCGAGATAATGGCGGCAACGGCAGGCTTCAGGGCATCGAGATTGTTCAGCACGTTCATGCCCAGTTGAAGGTGCACGCCGGCGCCCCAGGCGAGGGCCTGCTCAGGGAGCGCCAAGATCAGCAGGGATGTGACGAGAAGTAAAAGCGGCATGCTTTCGAGCATAGTTAATGAAACCGGAAATGTAAAGGGGTTTAGGATGGCGGAAATGGAGGAGCGGGAGCTGTTGTTGCGCTCCCTGAAGGGGTACCTGGTGGACCTGGCCGACAGCGGCGTGGACGAACTCGCCTACGGCACCGTGGCCGTCGCGGCCCCGCCTTTGACGGCGACTGCTTCCGCTACTCCGGCCGTGCCCCCCGCTGTGTCCATCGAGACTACTGAGCCCGCTGTCCCCGCTGGGCCGGTTGCACCGGCAGCACCGGTAGCATCCGCGGCGTCTGACGAGGAGCCGCCGTGCCGGCAGGAGGGAGCCACCCAGGCACGCCTGCTCTTCCTGATGACCGGACCCGGCTACGACGGAGCGGCCGGTGACCTTTTGGCCAAGATCATCGGGGCCATGAAATTCAGTACCGACCAGGTTTGCCTGCTGACGTTCGACACCGGAGTCGACGCCGAAGCCATGGCACGATGCCTCGCCAAGAGGGTCGATGCCGTGGGACCGGAGGTGGTGGTTACGCTAGGCGAGGAGGCGACCCGCCTGGTGGTAGGCGGGAAGGTCAACCTGGAGCGGGTGCGCGGCCAGTGGCAAGGGGTGCGGGGCAGGGCGGTGATGCCGACCCTGCATCCGGACGCACTGCTCTCGGACGAGGGGCTCAAACGTCACGTCTGGGAGGATATGAAGCTCGTGATGCGCCGACTGGCCGGGGCGGGCTAGTGCGGGGAGGAACAGGATTTCAACTTCCCCGTTTCGAACAGCGTGATGGGCTGCTGCCCGACACAGGTCTTGCCGTCCACTTCGATCCGTGAGGCCAGGACGCAACTCTCCAGCTTACCGGAAGGGTAGAAACTTATGAAGCTGTACTCGTTGCAGACCAAGTCCTCGTAGTAAAAAAAGTTCTTGGTGATGCAGCTTTTAAGCATTCCCTGTTCATAGAATTCCGCAGTAGAGAGCATGTTGCAGGTCACACCGCTCAAGATGGTGATGTCGCCCAGGTTGCATGACTTGAGCTCGCCGTTGGGATAGTAGAGGATGTCGGAACCGGCATTGCAGATGGTCGCGTCCAGCGCCAGTGCCTGTCCCGTTGCCACAGTCAGCAGGAAAATCAGAATCAGCAGCATCTGTTTCATAGATCACCTCCAGCGACAGTGTTGACTCACCCCGAACCACCCCGCCAAGTATAGATTCACCCTTGAATAATTCAAATCATGCCGGTCCTCGTTTCTTGACGCCATCTGCTGATTAGTTATCCTTAATCGGTTCCAGGTGGCAAAATTCTGCGAGAAAGGAGATCGTCATGGGAAAAGCAAAACGAATCGTCATGGTCCTTGTCAGCGCCTGTCTACTCACCTCCATGGTCGGGTGTAGCCACACCCATACCACCACACATGAAACGGCTGGCGAGTACGTCGATGACTCTGTCATCACCACCCGCGTCAAGGCCGCCATCTTTGATGAATTGGCGCTCAAGACCTTCCAGATCAACGTCACCACCTACCAGGGTGTGGTGCAGTTGAGCGGGTTCGTGGACTCGGCTGAGAACGCGAGAAAGGCTGGTGACATCGCCCGCGGTGTGAAGGGAGTACGGGAAGTGACGAACGACCTGATTACCAAGTAACGAGGTAAAAAAAAGCCCCCTCCCGAGAGGGAGGGGGCTTTGCTTGTTAGTGGTGTGCCCTGCTGTGGGATTTACCCTGGTCTGCCTGCCCGCTTGTTTGTTGTTTAGACCTCGATTTGCTGGATTGCCCGGATTCCTCACCGCCACGCTCTTTCCCGAAGGACTTCATGACGTCGGCCATGTTGCCGTATTCCCGGTCTTCCATTTTCTGGATTTCGTCGAGGACCACTTTCTCTGCTTTCATGTGCTGAGCATGTTTGAGCAGGTCCTGTTTCTCAGCCGGGAAGTCTATGCCTTTGAGATGTTTCGTTACGTTTGCCGGTGAATGACCAGTGCCTCGGGTTGCCATAACTTCCTCCTTTTGCTGATGTACTTTTTCCCGATCACAAGTCGATTGTATTGAATTGGTTTTTTTTAATCAACACAAAAAGCCCGTTCAATTGAGGCCGGGACAGTGTCAGAACCAGAACTGTGCCAGCACCATCATGATGCCGGTGCCGCAGATGAACCAAGTGACGTAATCGCCGATGTAGCCGCTGTGGACGCGGCGCAGGATACTTACCGGTCCTCGCAGCAGCGCCTTCACGCTTTCCCGCCCGCGCCCACGCAGCGGCCCGGGGCCGAGGAAAACTGTGGCGACGGCCAACGCTGCAACCGCGGTAACAAGTGGGATCGCCACACCCGGCCTTGCCTGCGGCACCGCGTCTTGCGCCGGCGCCGGCTGTCCATGCAGGACCAAGGCATGATAGCCGGCGCGGTCGATGAAGCGTGCGGCGGCCTGCTGCGTCACGTGCTGCGCCTGTGGCAGGATCCCTACGACCAGTGAGAGAACAAGGAGCAGGCCCAGGGAGACCAGCATGATGCGGGGCGTCGGACCGTGCGAGTGACCGGTCTCCGATCCCTCTTCACCGGTGGCGGGGGCCGAACTCGAGACGGCGTCGGGATGTCCCAGGCCAAAGAAGATGCCGCCGGCTGCACGTAGCACTGCGCCCGCTGTCAGCGCAGAACAGAGCGACAAGAGCGGCGAGAGGTAATGGTAGTCGAGACTGGAAGCTGTTTCCTCGATGATTCCCTTGCCGGCCCAGGTGCCGAAGGGGGGGAGCCCGGACAGGGCCAGGCCGGCAACGCAGAAGAGCACGCCGGTCACGCGCAGGCTCCGGCACCGGCCATGCAACTCTTTCTCGTCGACCGAGCGGTGGTGGTACACCAGCACGCCGGTGCCGATGAACAGGGCCCCCTTAACGAAGCCGTGTCCGGCGATGTAGAGAAGGGTTCCTGCCAAGGCTTGCCGGTCCAGCAGCGCCAACCCGGCCAGAATCATGCCGCTATGGCTTACCGTCGAGTAGGCCAGCAACCGTTTCAGGTGCCGCTGCAGGCAGGCCATTACCGCACCGATTACCGCGGTGGCGATGCCGGTACCGAGAAGCATCTGGCGCATCACTTCGGGGTCGAGGGTGGCGCTGAAGACGACCCAGTAAATGCGTGCCACGGCGTAGAGGCCAAGCTGCACCATGATCCCGGAGAACAGGACCGAGGCGGGCGTCGGCGCCACCGAATGCGCATCGGGCAGCCAGAAATGGAAGGGGAGCACCGCCCCCTTGATCATGAACCCGACGGCGAGCAGGATGAAGGCTGCGCTCACGGCGGGACCGGCAGGTTTGCCCGATAGCGCCGCGCCCGCCCAGGCGAGGTTGAGACCGCCGGTCTCCCCGTAGATCAGCGCGATACCCAATAGCACCACGAGGCCCGCAACGCTGTTCATCACGGCGAAGTTCAACGCCCCTTCCAGGGGACCGCTCTCCTCGATCTTGTAGCCGGTCAGCGCGTAGGCGGCCACCCCCATCAGCTCGAAGTAGACGAACATGTTGAAGAGATCGCCGGTCAGGGCAAAGCCCTGCAGCGAGGCGAGGAACAGGAGCATCAGCGTGTGGTAGTAGGTGCGCACGGCATGGAAATGATGCCAGGAGAAAAGCAGTGCAGCCGAGGTGAGCAGCGCCGCCAGCAGCGCGAGGCCGGCCGAAGCGGGGTCGATCACGAAGGCGATCCCGGCGGGGAAGCCGCGCATGGGGGTCCAGTCGCCGAACCAGTAGACGATGGTGCCGGTGAGGGACGTCCTGAGAAGTTGCAGGTCGATGGCGGCGACGGCCAGCGCGGTCGCCAGGGAGAGCACATCCAAAACGCGGCGCCGTGAGCTTACTTGCTCCAGTGCCGCCAAAAGGGTCGCCATGAACAGGGCGGTGATAACGGGGAAGGGCGCGAGTGTCATGGCTAACCCCTCTGGGGCGGCTCTTTACGCGGATCGAGCGTCCCGGTCAGCTTGTGCCTCTGCAGGGCGAAGGCGAGCAGCAGCGCGGAGACGGCGGCACCCACCACGATGTCGGTCAACGTCAGGGCCTGGACCACCGGGTCGACCATGCGTGCGTGGCCGGGGATTTCGTCGGTGATCGGCGCGGTCCCGCCCTGCAGGTAACCGATGGAGAGGAGCAGCAGGTAGGTGGACGACTGGGCCACGAAGAGGCAGCTCACCAGGTGAATCGTGTTCCTGCTGGTCGCGATTCCGTAGAGGCCGACCAAGAGCAACTCGATGACAATAAGGTAGGGGAAGACGCTCACGGTTTCTTCTCCTTACGGATCACGAGCACCTGCCTGAGAAATGCCACTATGAGGAGCAGGAACGCGCTGGTCACCTCGGTTCCCACGGTGATGTTAAGGAGGGGAAGGGTGCCGGCCGACAGGAGCTCCCCCTTGTCGCCCAGTGGCAGCAGGTTGTGCAGGTAGCGGTATCCCGCCGGCAGCGCGAGCAGGCCGATGATCACGTACCCGGCCGCACCGCCGGCCTCGAGGTGGGATACAGTATGGTCGCGCGACATACCGAGCAGATCGTCATACTCCCCGCTCAGGTAAACGTAGTAGAAGGCTGTCGCGAGGAGGACGCCACCCTGGAAGCCGCCGCCGGGGGTGAGGTGGCCGTGCAGCACGATGTAGATACCGAGCAGCAGGGTGAAGGGGAACATCAGGACCCCCAGGCCAAGCACGGCGGGGGCGGGCTGGATCCACTGGCGGTCGGAGGTCTGGTCCACCGGCTCTTGCGCCACCTCGGATTCCTGGCGCCGCAACAAAAGTAGACAGCCGGCGACGGCGGCGAAGAGGATGAACTCCTCGCCGAGAGTGTCGAAGCCACGGTAGTCGAAAGTGACCGACGCGACGGCCTGCTGGACGTGGCGCAACGGTTCCATGGTGACCAGAATGGCAGGCCCATAGGTGCCCCGGTAGTCGCCGAAGGGGGGGAGGGCATCGAGGGCGCGCAGCAGGGACGCGCCGAAAAGGAGGGCTCCCAAGAAGAAGGGGAGATGGCGCCGTTTGCCGCTCATTTCCGGTCACCGGTACGTGCTTTGGCCACGGTGAGCAGCACCATGAGGGGGAATGCGACGGCGCCGACCACCATTTCCGAAAGCGCCACGTCCGGGGCTTGCAGCACCACGAACAGGAGGCTCAGTGTGAGTCCAAAGAACCCGGCGACGAACGTCTGCAGCAGCGGGTCGCGTGTGGTCACCACCGCCCAGCCGGCAGCCCCTACGGTGAAAAAGGTCACCGCTTGCAAAGGGTCCACGTGTCACTCCTCCACCGGGGTAGCTTGTTCCGGTGTCTCTCGCTCCCGGTTCGGGCCCGATACCTCTTCCTGCAGCCGTTTCCGGTGCGCCTCGCGCAGGTAATGGGCCCTCGCTGCCGCGAAGGTGATTACTGGGTTGCCGATCACCAGAACCAAAAGTACCAGGCCCGCCTTTATCGTCGGTGCCCCCAGCCCCTCCTGAACGGCTATGGCCGCGGCGACCGCCGCGCATCCCAGGACGGCGGGGGGAGCCAGGTAGTGCAACTTGCGGTACACCCCCTTCATCACCATGAGCCCCAGACAGGAGAAGGCGCAGATTGCCAGTGCGAAGCACAGGAGCAGGATGACCCAAATGCCGGCCGGCATGTCGGGGCTCACAGCCAGCGCTCCAAGAAACGAAGGTAGACCAGCCCCGAGGCGAGGGAGAGGACAGTGAGCACCAGCGACAGGTCGAAATAGATGGTGCGGCGATACCCTTCGGCCAGCAGCAGAACGATCAGGACCGCGAAGAGCTGCGCCATCTGCAAGGCAACGAAGCGCTCCAGGGGCGTCCCGGTATAGCAGAGCCATCCACAGGGGAGCATCAAGATGACCAGGACCAGGGCGGCGACGAGCCAGATGTTCATGGCAGCTCCACGAAGAGCCGGTCGATGGTGGAGAGGTCCTTGCCCACCAGTTGCCGGATCAGCACTTTCTTTTGGTCTTTATCGACGAAGACAAGGTAGCTGTTGGGAGTGATGCA
Protein-coding sequences here:
- a CDS encoding 3'-5' exoribonuclease YhaM family protein; amino-acid sequence: MKKNVAEIKDRDIVEAVFLVKEKIVAMAKNGKPYLTLKLMDKTGEVDAKVWDNADQVGSLFDRNDFLAVKGKASVYLGKMQLIISELKRVPEESVQLADFLPETDSDIKAMVAELDALVASLTDPDLARLLRSFFEDPELLAQYRTAPAAKGMHHVYLGGLLEHSLAVAKLVDAMVPLYQGLNRDLLVAGALLHDIGKVREMTYLRCFDYSDEGKLLGHITIGVEMLQERIARLPGFPVELAMLLKHMILSHHGQYEYGSPKRPKTLEATILNYLDDLDSKINGIRTHIRKEPDNPSRWTSYHRLYDRYFFKEKPLVEQGGGEQAENPAVLADCLEPSELMPETVPAPAQQASEPTRPAQEKRGGDQGRKAFSNNPFAVLKK
- a CDS encoding MBL fold metallo-hydrolase → MLFETIVVGPLGVNCFILGDKQSNEGMIVDPGADCEMVLAAVSHFGIKVKYIVNTHGHFDHIGCNRSLKEKTGAQLLAHKEDVPFLVNAARSAQKYGLTVENSPEPDAFLTDGMKLELGRRVIEVLHTPGHTQGGCCLYLANEKLLISGDTLFADSVGRTDLPGGSHEQLIQSIKTKLMPLPDDTVVWPGHGPSSTIGQERSFNPYLNE
- the coaBC gene encoding bifunctional phosphopantothenoylcysteine decarboxylase/phosphopantothenate--cysteine ligase CoaBC gives rise to the protein MLKGKEIVLGVTGGIAVYKAVELLRLLVKAGANVHVVMTKSATEFVTPLTFQTLSRNPVHLELFNLISEEKIGHIALADRADLYIIAPATANCIGKLANGIADDLLTTTVMATRAPVLIAPAMNVNMYRNSIYRENEARLKAHGYLFVAPACGMLACGYEGEGKLQAPEVIFEEAVAALTPKRLAGERILVTAGPTLEEIDPVRYISNHSSGKMGYAIARQARLRGAQVTLVTGPSCLVPPLGVEVIKVQSAQEMRDAVQGCLPRIDVVIKAAAVADYRPKTRAGEKVKKSQESLSIELEKNPDILAELGASKGDRILVGFAAETQDLVRNAGAKLKAKNLDLVVANDVSQEGAGFNVDTNIAKLLFSDGRIEELPMMGKEELAGVILENVDTLRAEKRGRTKV
- a CDS encoding zinc dependent phospholipase C family protein, giving the protein MLESMPLLLLVTSLLILALPEQALAWGAGVHLQLGMNVLNNLDALKPAVAAIISAHPYDFLYGTIAADITLGKKFTHYLHHCHRWRVGHRVLDKAGDPAQQACAYGYLSHLAADCIAHNYYVPYKVMRSFSSLTLKHAYWEMRFENYVEKEIWETARKVSLEHFSSNDQLLRKVLSDTIFSFGTNKKIFNSILLVSRLEKWQGILQTLSDTSRYSLEENDREEYMQLAQEAVFDFLNNDESSRFFHADPTGERALAAAEAVRKNLRLLYRTGKISKPQAYAELDELKLKLKEAICEPELLLQILSK
- a CDS encoding uracil-DNA glycosylase family protein: MAEMEERELLLRSLKGYLVDLADSGVDELAYGTVAVAAPPLTATASATPAVPPAVSIETTEPAVPAGPVAPAAPVASAASDEEPPCRQEGATQARLLFLMTGPGYDGAAGDLLAKIIGAMKFSTDQVCLLTFDTGVDAEAMARCLAKRVDAVGPEVVVTLGEEATRLVVGGKVNLERVRGQWQGVRGRAVMPTLHPDALLSDEGLKRHVWEDMKLVMRRLAGAG
- a CDS encoding BON domain-containing protein, encoding MGKAKRIVMVLVSACLLTSMVGCSHTHTTTHETAGEYVDDSVITTRVKAAIFDELALKTFQINVTTYQGVVQLSGFVDSAENARKAGDIARGVKGVREVTNDLITK
- a CDS encoding DUF2795 domain-containing protein, whose protein sequence is MATRGTGHSPANVTKHLKGIDFPAEKQDLLKHAQHMKAEKVVLDEIQKMEDREYGNMADVMKSFGKERGGEESGQSSKSRSKQQTSGQADQGKSHSRAHH
- a CDS encoding complex I subunit 5 family protein yields the protein MTLAPFPVITALFMATLLAALEQVSSRRRVLDVLSLATALAVAAIDLQLLRTSLTGTIVYWFGDWTPMRGFPAGIAFVIDPASAGLALLAALLTSAALLFSWHHFHAVRTYYHTLMLLFLASLQGFALTGDLFNMFVYFELMGVAAYALTGYKIEESGPLEGALNFAVMNSVAGLVVLLGIALIYGETGGLNLAWAGAALSGKPAGPAVSAAFILLAVGFMIKGAVLPFHFWLPDAHSVAPTPASVLFSGIMVQLGLYAVARIYWVVFSATLDPEVMRQMLLGTGIATAVIGAVMACLQRHLKRLLAYSTVSHSGMILAGLALLDRQALAGTLLYIAGHGFVKGALFIGTGVLVYHHRSVDEKELHGRCRSLRVTGVLFCVAGLALSGLPPFGTWAGKGIIEETASSLDYHYLSPLLSLCSALTAGAVLRAAGGIFFGLGHPDAVSSSAPATGEEGSETGHSHGPTPRIMLVSLGLLLVLSLVVGILPQAQHVTQQAAARFIDRAGYHALVLHGQPAPAQDAVPQARPGVAIPLVTAVAALAVATVFLGPGPLRGRGRESVKALLRGPVSILRRVHSGYIGDYVTWFICGTGIMMVLAQFWF
- a CDS encoding sodium:proton antiporter, giving the protein MSVFPYLIVIELLLVGLYGIATSRNTIHLVSCLFVAQSSTYLLLLSIGYLQGGTAPITDEIPGHARMVDPVVQALTLTDIVVGAAVSALLLAFALQRHKLTGTLDPRKEPPQRG
- a CDS encoding MnhB domain-containing protein, whose product is MSGKRRHLPFFLGALLFGASLLRALDALPPFGDYRGTYGPAILVTMEPLRHVQQAVASVTFDYRGFDTLGEEFILFAAVAGCLLLLRRQESEVAQEPVDQTSDRQWIQPAPAVLGLGVLMFPFTLLLGIYIVLHGHLTPGGGFQGGVLLATAFYYVYLSGEYDDLLGMSRDHTVSHLEAGGAAGYVIIGLLALPAGYRYLHNLLPLGDKGELLSAGTLPLLNITVGTEVTSAFLLLIVAFLRQVLVIRKEKKP
- a CDS encoding Na(+)/H(+) antiporter subunit B; amino-acid sequence: MDPLQAVTFFTVGAAGWAVVTTRDPLLQTFVAGFFGLTLSLLFVVLQAPDVALSEMVVGAVAFPLMVLLTVAKARTGDRK
- a CDS encoding monovalent cation/H(+) antiporter subunit G codes for the protein MPAGIWVILLLCFALAICAFSCLGLMVMKGVYRKLHYLAPPAVLGCAAVAAAIAVQEGLGAPTIKAGLVLLVLVIGNPVITFAAARAHYLREAHRKRLQEEVSGPNRERETPEQATPVEE
- a CDS encoding monovalent cation/H+ antiporter complex subunit F, which codes for MNIWLVAALVLVILMLPCGWLCYTGTPLERFVALQMAQLFAVLIVLLLAEGYRRTIYFDLSLVLTVLSLASGLVYLRFLERWL